Proteins encoded together in one Kitasatospora albolonga window:
- a CDS encoding DNA-binding response regulator, producing MIRVLIADDEPLIRAGIRAILTSAADIDVVAEAADGREAVRTVRETAVDVALLDIQMPVMDGLTALAELRRSVPGARVLMLTTFGERDNVLRALGHGSAGFLLKDSAPGELIQAVRAVAGGNAYLSPTATRHVVDTISAPEATARAEEARRRLEKLTARERDVLALLGEGLSNADTGRRLHASEATVKTYVSRILAKLGCDNRVQAALLARDAGLRPGGV from the coding sequence GTGATCCGGGTCCTCATCGCCGATGACGAGCCGCTCATCCGGGCCGGCATCCGGGCGATCCTCACCTCGGCCGCCGACATCGACGTGGTCGCGGAGGCCGCCGACGGCCGGGAGGCGGTGCGGACCGTCCGCGAGACCGCCGTCGATGTCGCGCTGCTGGACATCCAGATGCCCGTGATGGACGGCCTGACGGCCCTCGCGGAGCTGCGCCGGTCCGTGCCCGGTGCACGGGTGCTGATGCTGACGACGTTCGGTGAACGCGACAACGTGCTGCGGGCGCTCGGGCACGGCAGTGCGGGCTTCCTGCTCAAGGACTCCGCGCCCGGTGAACTGATCCAGGCTGTACGGGCGGTGGCCGGGGGGAACGCCTACCTCTCGCCGACGGCCACCCGGCATGTGGTCGACACGATCTCGGCGCCGGAGGCGACCGCCCGCGCGGAGGAGGCCAGACGGCGCCTGGAGAAGCTGACCGCGCGGGAACGCGATGTCCTGGCCCTCCTCGGGGAGGGGCTGTCCAACGCGGACACGGGCAGGCGGCTGCACGCCAGCGAGGCCACCGTGAAGACGTACGTCAGTCGCATCCTGGCCAAACTCGGCTGCGACAACCGGGTGCAGGCGGCGCTGCTCGCCCGGGACGCCGGGCTGCGTCCCGGCGGGGTCTGA